The Oryzias melastigma strain HK-1 linkage group LG13, ASM292280v2, whole genome shotgun sequence genome window below encodes:
- the cep295 gene encoding uncharacterized protein cep295 isoform X6 — MKRKASKLRLSPNEEARIIREEHERRRKLRLLQVREQQRCIALQIRREVEHRRQQELQQLEEELKKQWEQQQEEKLHTLQRLYQESLQLLGHGHRSAKENEPDLAALVQREKENHTKAEERFRDALRELKTQRLKHQEKQNQSINARKKALQAEKERSTKVASLPPPPPNPIQNLDAKKLHVVKRSDAGAFASTRYHMTESAVDREAESTQPDAREEAELEARRLLHLEQEERRKRAEQMEKARLRGKQALKREQLVQDRERLLTELEHMQQTDLLRRRQQVSQMPPQIFQPLYKRQEVREDLQREMEFAFEDMYTGERRVKGDLVVQLVPEPLPDLSSCSQDQELDVTVEENRQSDAEEGSEGAEPETSAEAPLSRPAPRQALRKLLDRIRSQRSEWMNHSSLPSADGSPAASRDLIPEQDCSIETGSLPSDEKNKPVLMDRHKTVLPPTAEEKTTEPPKVFTSTVQDTEEERQKKEEQLEQEKQQQMFLLQELEDQKLRLEQMLREAQQEREHLKAAVTRQQPACSISTGLPAEGFCVQLAPPAGEDDQIRRVRDYQQQLLDQNRVHQRSVEEARQRLEEYQRALRIRHSLTCRSILSTVGPPGPDPPLLHPPSTRPDPLPAPPHLPVPPAAPTFVPQRPNISTSFPTPSLTRPGSCLSSKLLLDPSGTDFVSQITDGVMERVTDHLPERLRLLPHKPPPSRPTDPTRTLNPAFTDHSPSDSRFHPVTPSQEVRQEAERQVEEHREVTRLQEERQRQEEELEQMRRQKEALQALIDTDKQVGGVTAAISVRFQDQPSSCGTSEEEEPEHLHQRRLRLLSSLLKAIEESNGGSLSHLVEEEESRSPSPSGLLHPPRALKPPVTRVWPGLREAMTEQHELSAIQEVETPVNSSQLAGPETEPRPPSPSGVWSLQSPESSALSRRTLQTPSELGLDRSGLLVWRERLLSGIGSAPGSSDSGDGFSGSGIKAKLSPSSDSGRGADFSGPALTSYRSSESPVQRPPESDCFSTSISTGSFVTSDPDRIGASADTSPSSTRWSEGTGGAERSLRSVFNDDSIQRIIDRYSRELDASLSSAGKTDVEGSYVDSGSSVSPPSLVEVSHRNVEDGGSSGHGPDPERTSEDQNGGPENDALSTPSRNDPTVSEDSFQPLIGQLADQSSCLSPDQKNFVPVGQPSAHSSLIGHLLRPPPSVSFSQEEFSSSRRLSDGPDVHADRLNAPGASDETVLWESGMRPLLGEPDESVLQNAGSSGTVPAGSSRPSDSLLRPPAASSHEDLPQQNQNSLRLLPPSAG, encoded by the exons ATGAAGAGAAAGGCTTCAAAGTTAAGACTCAGTCCAAACGAAGAGGCTCGGATAATCCGAGAGGAGCATGAAAGGAGGAGGAAACTACGGCTGCTGCAG GTGCGGGAGCAGCAGAGGTGCATTGCTCTGCAGATCCGTAGGGAGGTGGAGCACAGACGGCAGCAGGAGCTGcaacagctggaggaggagctgaagaagcaATGGGAGCAACAGCAGGAGGAGAAACTCCACACGCTGCAGAGGTTATACCAGGAGAGCCTGCAGCTCCTCGGGCACGGACATCGGAGTGCTAAAGAAAAT GAACCTGACCTGGCGGCTCTGGTTCAGAGGGAGAAGGAGAACCACACCAAAGCAGAGGAGCGCTTTCGAGATGCTCTAAGAGAGCTGAAAACTCAGCGGCTCAAACATCAGGAGAAACAAAACCA GTCCATCAATGCCAGAAAAAAGGCGCTTCAAGCAGAAAAGGAAAGATCCACAAAAGTGGCCAGTCTGCCCCCGCCTCCCCCGAACCCTATCCAG AACCTCGATGCCAAGAAGCTTCATGTGGTGAAGCGATCCGACGCCGGCGCCTTTGCCTCCACCCGTTACCACATGACCGAAAGCGCAGTGGACAGAGAGGCGGAGTCCACgcag CCTGATGCTCGAGAGGAGGCTGAGCTGGAGGCGAGGAGGCTGCTCCACctggagcaggaggagaggaggaagagggcgGAGCAGATGGAGAAGGCCCGGCTCAGGGGGAAGCAGGCCCTGAAGAGAGAGCAGCTGGTGCAG GACCGGGAGCGTTTGCTGACTGAACTGGAGCACATGCAGCAGACAGACCTCCTGCGGCGGAGGCAGCAGGTTTCTCAGATGCCGCCGCAGATCTTCCAGCCGCTCTACAAGCGACAGGAGGTCAGGGAGGATCTCCAGAGGGAGATGGAGTTCGCCTTTGAGGACATGTACACCGGAGAGAGGA GGGTCAAAGGTGACCTGGTGGTCCAGCTGGTTCCTGAGCCTCTTCCAGATCTGTCCAGTTGTAGCCAGGACCAAGAGCTGGATGTTACTGTGGAGGAAAACCGGCAGAGTGATGCTGAAGAGGGGAGTGAGGGCGCTGAGCCGGAGACTTCTGCTGAAG CACCGTTATCCAGACCGGCTCCTCGACAGGCTCTGAGGAAACTCCTGGATCGCATCAGAAGCCAGAGAAGTGAATGGATGAACCACAGCAGCCTTCCATCTGCTGATGGTTCTCCAGCAGCCTCCAGAGATCTGATCCCAGAGCAGGACTGCAGCATCGAAACGGGCTCTCTGCCCAGTGATGAGAAGAACAAACCCGTCCTTATGGACCGCCACAAGACCGTCCTCCCTCCCACTG CGGAAGAAAAAACGACTGAACCTCCTAAAGTCTTCACCAGCACGGTTCAAGACACTGAAGAAGAACGACAGAAAAAG gaggagcagctggagcaggagaagcagcagcagatgtttCTCCTGCAGGAGCTCGAGGACCAGAAGCTCCGCCTGGAGCAGATGCTGCGGGAGGCTCAGCAGGAGAGGGAACATCTGAAGGCTGCTGTGACCCGTCAACAACCCGCCTGCAGCATTTCCACGGGTTTACCTGCTGAG GGTTTTTGTGTGCAgctggcgccccctgcaggtgaAGACGATCAGATTAGGAGGGTTCGAGATTATCAGCAGCAGCTTTTGGATCAGAACAG GGTTCATCAGAGGTCGGTGGAAGAAGCTCGCCAGCGTCTGGAGGAATACCAGCGAGCTCTGCGGATCCGCCACAGCCTGACCTGCAGATCAATCCTGTCAACCGTTGGGCCTCCGGGCCCAGATCCTCCTCTTCTGCATCCTCCGAGCACACGGCCTGACCCtcttccagctcctcctcaCCTCCCTGTACCTCCTGCTGCGCCAACGTTTGTACCTCAAAGACCGAACATCTCGACGAGTTTCCCAACGCCCTCTCTGACCCGTCCTGGTTCCTGCCTCAGCTCCAAGCTTCTGTTGGATCCGTCGGGAACAGATTTTGTGTCCCAGATTACCGACGGCGTCATGGAGAGAGTAACGGACCATCTTCCAGAGCGACTCAGGCTCCTCCCTCACAAACCGCCTCCTTCACGTCCAACAGATCCCACCAGAACCCTCAACCCGGCCTTCACAGACCACTCCCCTTCTGATTCCCGCTTCCACCCTGTAACTCCAAGCCAGGAGGTCAGGCAGGAGGCAGAGAGGCAGGTGGAGGAACACAGGGAGGTGACGAGGCTGCAGGAGGAGCGGCAGAGGcaagaggaggagctggagcaaaTGAGGAGGCAAAAGGAGGCGCTGCAGGCCCTGATTGACACCGATAAGcaggtgggcggagtcacagctgCCATCTCTGTCAGGTTCCAGGATCAGCCTTCATCCTGCGGAAcgtcagaggaagaggagcctGAGCACCTCCATCAGAGACGCCTCCGGCTGCTCTCCTCGCTCCTGAAGGCTATAGAGGAGTCGAACGGAGGGAGTTTATCACacctggtggaggaggaggagtctcgAA GCCCCTCCCCTTCAGGCCTTCTTCATCCTCCTCGAGCCCTGAAGCCGCCCGTGACCCGCGTGTGGCCGGGCTTAAGGGAGGCGATGACCGAGCAGCACGAGCTCAGCGCCATCCAGGAGGTGGAGACTCCCGTCAACAGCAGCCAGCTGGCAG GCCCGGAGACGGAGCCGAGACCTCCCTCACCGTCTGGAGTCTGGAGCCTGCAGAGCCCCGAGTCGTCGGCGCTATCGCGCCGGACGCTGCAAACACCATCTGAGCTCGGCTTGGACCGATCCGGTCTGCTGGTCTGGAGGGAGAGGCTGTTATCAGGGATCGGATCGGCTCCAGGAAGCTCCGACTCGG GTGACGGGTTTTCAGGTTCTGGGATCAAAGCAAAGTTATCGCCGTCCTCCGACTCTGGAAGAGGAGCCGACTTCTCTGGCCCCGCCCTCACCAGCTACAGATCCTCAGAG TCTCCTGTTCAAAGGCCTCCAGAGTCTGACTGCTTCTCCACCTCCATCTCCACCGGCAGCTTCGTCACCAGCGACCCGGATCGAATCGGCG CTTCAGCGGACACGTCTCCATCCTCGACACGCTGGTCTGAGGGGACGGGCGGCGCCGAGCGGTCGCTGCGGTCCGTGTTCAACGACGACAGCATCCAGCGCATCATCGACAGATACAGCAGAGAGCTGGACGCCTCCCTCAGCTCTGCGGGGAAAACCG ACGTTGAAGGTTCATACGTGGATTCAGGCTCTTCGGTTTCTCCTCCGTCTTTGGTCGAAGTGTCTCACAGAAACGTGGAGGATGGAGGTTCTTCTGGTCACGGACCGGATCCGGAACGAACATCAGAAGATCAGAACGGCGGCCCG GAAAACGACGCTCTCTCCACGCCCTCGAGGAATGACCCGACAGTCTCTGAGGACTCTTTCCAGCctctgattggacagctcgccgACCAGTCGTCCTGTCTGAGTCCAGACCAGAAGAATTTTGTGCCGGTCGGACAGCCGTCAGCTCACTCTTCACTGATTGGTCACCTGCTGAGACCGCCCCCTTCTGTCAGCTTCAGTCAGGAGGAGTTCAGCAGCTCTCGCCGCCTGAGTGACGGACCGGATGTCCACGCCGATCGGCTGAACGCTCCGGGAGCGTCCGATGAAACGGTCTTGTGGGAGAGCGGGATGAGACCTCTGCTTGGAGAGCCGGACGAGTCTGTGCTGCAGAACGCAGGAAGTTCAG GAACCGTCCCCGCTGGATCCAGCAGGCCGTCCGACTCACTGCTGCGGCCTCCTGCAGCCTCATCACACGAGGACCTCccccagcagaaccagaacagccTGAG ACTCCTTCCACCCTCTGCTGGCTGA
- the cep295 gene encoding uncharacterized protein cep295 isoform X5 — MKRKASKLRLSPNEEARIIREEHERRRKLRLLQVREQQRCIALQIRREVEHRRQQELQQLEEELKKQWEQQQEEKLHTLQRLYQESLQLLGHGHRSAKENEPDLAALVQREKENHTKAEERFRDALRELKTQRLKHQEKQNQSINARKKALQAEKERSTKVASLPPPPPNPIQNLDAKKLHVVKRSDAGAFASTRYHMTESAVDREAESTQPDAREEAELEARRLLHLEQEERRKRAEQMEKARLRGKQALKREQLVQDRERLLTELEHMQQTDLLRRRQQVSQMPPQIFQPLYKRQEVREDLQREMEFAFEDMYTGERRVKGDLVVQLVPEPLPDLSSCSQDQELDVTVEENRQSDAEEGSEGAEPETSAEAPLSRPAPRQALRKLLDRIRSQRSEWMNHSSLPSADGSPAASRDLIPEQDCSIETGSLPSDEKNKPVLMDRHKTVLPPTAEEKTTEPPKVFTSTVQDTEEERQKKEEQLEQEKQQQMFLLQELEDQKLRLEQMLREAQQEREHLKAAVTRQQPACSISTGLPAEGFCVQLAPPAGEDDQIRRVRDYQQQLLDQNRVHQRSVEEARQRLEEYQRALRIRHSLTCRSILSTVGPPGPDPPLLHPPSTRPDPLPAPPHLPVPPAAPTFVPQRPNISTSFPTPSLTRPGSCLSSKLLLDPSGTDFVSQITDGVMERVTDHLPERLRLLPHKPPPSRPTDPTRTLNPAFTDHSPSDSRFHPVTPSQEVRQEAERQVEEHREVTRLQEERQRQEEELEQMRRQKEALQALIDTDKQVGGVTAAISVRFQDQPSSCGTSEEEEPEHLHQRRLRLLSSLLKAIEESNGGSLSHLVEEEESRSPSPSGLLHPPRALKPPVTRVWPGLREAMTEQHELSAIQEVETPVNSSQLAGPETEPRPPSPSGVWSLQSPESSALSRRTLQTPSELGLDRSGLLVWRERLLSGIGSAPGSSDSGDGFSGSGIKAKLSPSSDSGRGADFSGPALTSYRSSESPVQRPPESDCFSTSISTGSFVTSDPDRIGASADTSPSSTRWSEGTGGAERSLRSVFNDDSIQRIIDRYSRELDASLSSAGKTDVEGSYVDSGSSVSPPSLVEVSHRNVEDGGSSGHGPDPERTSEDQNGGPENDALSTPSRNDPTVSEDSFQPLIGQLADQSSCLSPDQKNFVPVGQPSAHSSLIGHLLRPPPSVSFSQEEFSSSRRLSDGPDVHADRLNAPGASDETVLWESGMRPLLGEPDESVLQNAGSSAGTVPAGSSRPSDSLLRPPAASSHEDLPQQNQNSLRLLPPSAG; from the exons ATGAAGAGAAAGGCTTCAAAGTTAAGACTCAGTCCAAACGAAGAGGCTCGGATAATCCGAGAGGAGCATGAAAGGAGGAGGAAACTACGGCTGCTGCAG GTGCGGGAGCAGCAGAGGTGCATTGCTCTGCAGATCCGTAGGGAGGTGGAGCACAGACGGCAGCAGGAGCTGcaacagctggaggaggagctgaagaagcaATGGGAGCAACAGCAGGAGGAGAAACTCCACACGCTGCAGAGGTTATACCAGGAGAGCCTGCAGCTCCTCGGGCACGGACATCGGAGTGCTAAAGAAAAT GAACCTGACCTGGCGGCTCTGGTTCAGAGGGAGAAGGAGAACCACACCAAAGCAGAGGAGCGCTTTCGAGATGCTCTAAGAGAGCTGAAAACTCAGCGGCTCAAACATCAGGAGAAACAAAACCA GTCCATCAATGCCAGAAAAAAGGCGCTTCAAGCAGAAAAGGAAAGATCCACAAAAGTGGCCAGTCTGCCCCCGCCTCCCCCGAACCCTATCCAG AACCTCGATGCCAAGAAGCTTCATGTGGTGAAGCGATCCGACGCCGGCGCCTTTGCCTCCACCCGTTACCACATGACCGAAAGCGCAGTGGACAGAGAGGCGGAGTCCACgcag CCTGATGCTCGAGAGGAGGCTGAGCTGGAGGCGAGGAGGCTGCTCCACctggagcaggaggagaggaggaagagggcgGAGCAGATGGAGAAGGCCCGGCTCAGGGGGAAGCAGGCCCTGAAGAGAGAGCAGCTGGTGCAG GACCGGGAGCGTTTGCTGACTGAACTGGAGCACATGCAGCAGACAGACCTCCTGCGGCGGAGGCAGCAGGTTTCTCAGATGCCGCCGCAGATCTTCCAGCCGCTCTACAAGCGACAGGAGGTCAGGGAGGATCTCCAGAGGGAGATGGAGTTCGCCTTTGAGGACATGTACACCGGAGAGAGGA GGGTCAAAGGTGACCTGGTGGTCCAGCTGGTTCCTGAGCCTCTTCCAGATCTGTCCAGTTGTAGCCAGGACCAAGAGCTGGATGTTACTGTGGAGGAAAACCGGCAGAGTGATGCTGAAGAGGGGAGTGAGGGCGCTGAGCCGGAGACTTCTGCTGAAG CACCGTTATCCAGACCGGCTCCTCGACAGGCTCTGAGGAAACTCCTGGATCGCATCAGAAGCCAGAGAAGTGAATGGATGAACCACAGCAGCCTTCCATCTGCTGATGGTTCTCCAGCAGCCTCCAGAGATCTGATCCCAGAGCAGGACTGCAGCATCGAAACGGGCTCTCTGCCCAGTGATGAGAAGAACAAACCCGTCCTTATGGACCGCCACAAGACCGTCCTCCCTCCCACTG CGGAAGAAAAAACGACTGAACCTCCTAAAGTCTTCACCAGCACGGTTCAAGACACTGAAGAAGAACGACAGAAAAAG gaggagcagctggagcaggagaagcagcagcagatgtttCTCCTGCAGGAGCTCGAGGACCAGAAGCTCCGCCTGGAGCAGATGCTGCGGGAGGCTCAGCAGGAGAGGGAACATCTGAAGGCTGCTGTGACCCGTCAACAACCCGCCTGCAGCATTTCCACGGGTTTACCTGCTGAG GGTTTTTGTGTGCAgctggcgccccctgcaggtgaAGACGATCAGATTAGGAGGGTTCGAGATTATCAGCAGCAGCTTTTGGATCAGAACAG GGTTCATCAGAGGTCGGTGGAAGAAGCTCGCCAGCGTCTGGAGGAATACCAGCGAGCTCTGCGGATCCGCCACAGCCTGACCTGCAGATCAATCCTGTCAACCGTTGGGCCTCCGGGCCCAGATCCTCCTCTTCTGCATCCTCCGAGCACACGGCCTGACCCtcttccagctcctcctcaCCTCCCTGTACCTCCTGCTGCGCCAACGTTTGTACCTCAAAGACCGAACATCTCGACGAGTTTCCCAACGCCCTCTCTGACCCGTCCTGGTTCCTGCCTCAGCTCCAAGCTTCTGTTGGATCCGTCGGGAACAGATTTTGTGTCCCAGATTACCGACGGCGTCATGGAGAGAGTAACGGACCATCTTCCAGAGCGACTCAGGCTCCTCCCTCACAAACCGCCTCCTTCACGTCCAACAGATCCCACCAGAACCCTCAACCCGGCCTTCACAGACCACTCCCCTTCTGATTCCCGCTTCCACCCTGTAACTCCAAGCCAGGAGGTCAGGCAGGAGGCAGAGAGGCAGGTGGAGGAACACAGGGAGGTGACGAGGCTGCAGGAGGAGCGGCAGAGGcaagaggaggagctggagcaaaTGAGGAGGCAAAAGGAGGCGCTGCAGGCCCTGATTGACACCGATAAGcaggtgggcggagtcacagctgCCATCTCTGTCAGGTTCCAGGATCAGCCTTCATCCTGCGGAAcgtcagaggaagaggagcctGAGCACCTCCATCAGAGACGCCTCCGGCTGCTCTCCTCGCTCCTGAAGGCTATAGAGGAGTCGAACGGAGGGAGTTTATCACacctggtggaggaggaggagtctcgAA GCCCCTCCCCTTCAGGCCTTCTTCATCCTCCTCGAGCCCTGAAGCCGCCCGTGACCCGCGTGTGGCCGGGCTTAAGGGAGGCGATGACCGAGCAGCACGAGCTCAGCGCCATCCAGGAGGTGGAGACTCCCGTCAACAGCAGCCAGCTGGCAG GCCCGGAGACGGAGCCGAGACCTCCCTCACCGTCTGGAGTCTGGAGCCTGCAGAGCCCCGAGTCGTCGGCGCTATCGCGCCGGACGCTGCAAACACCATCTGAGCTCGGCTTGGACCGATCCGGTCTGCTGGTCTGGAGGGAGAGGCTGTTATCAGGGATCGGATCGGCTCCAGGAAGCTCCGACTCGG GTGACGGGTTTTCAGGTTCTGGGATCAAAGCAAAGTTATCGCCGTCCTCCGACTCTGGAAGAGGAGCCGACTTCTCTGGCCCCGCCCTCACCAGCTACAGATCCTCAGAG TCTCCTGTTCAAAGGCCTCCAGAGTCTGACTGCTTCTCCACCTCCATCTCCACCGGCAGCTTCGTCACCAGCGACCCGGATCGAATCGGCG CTTCAGCGGACACGTCTCCATCCTCGACACGCTGGTCTGAGGGGACGGGCGGCGCCGAGCGGTCGCTGCGGTCCGTGTTCAACGACGACAGCATCCAGCGCATCATCGACAGATACAGCAGAGAGCTGGACGCCTCCCTCAGCTCTGCGGGGAAAACCG ACGTTGAAGGTTCATACGTGGATTCAGGCTCTTCGGTTTCTCCTCCGTCTTTGGTCGAAGTGTCTCACAGAAACGTGGAGGATGGAGGTTCTTCTGGTCACGGACCGGATCCGGAACGAACATCAGAAGATCAGAACGGCGGCCCG GAAAACGACGCTCTCTCCACGCCCTCGAGGAATGACCCGACAGTCTCTGAGGACTCTTTCCAGCctctgattggacagctcgccgACCAGTCGTCCTGTCTGAGTCCAGACCAGAAGAATTTTGTGCCGGTCGGACAGCCGTCAGCTCACTCTTCACTGATTGGTCACCTGCTGAGACCGCCCCCTTCTGTCAGCTTCAGTCAGGAGGAGTTCAGCAGCTCTCGCCGCCTGAGTGACGGACCGGATGTCCACGCCGATCGGCTGAACGCTCCGGGAGCGTCCGATGAAACGGTCTTGTGGGAGAGCGGGATGAGACCTCTGCTTGGAGAGCCGGACGAGTCTGTGCTGCAGAACGCAGGAAGTTCAG CAGGAACCGTCCCCGCTGGATCCAGCAGGCCGTCCGACTCACTGCTGCGGCCTCCTGCAGCCTCATCACACGAGGACCTCccccagcagaaccagaacagccTGAG ACTCCTTCCACCCTCTGCTGGCTGA